The DNA region TCCATCAGGATCATCCCTATAGACTTCCAACTCGGTAAGAAACGAGACCGGAATCCTGGCTCTACACATAGATGTAATACGCTGCACCTGGCCCAGGTTGACGACCGGCAGGATGCCTGGAATCAGAGGCGCTGCAATCCCAGCCTCTTCGTAACGCCTGCGAAACGTGAAGAAATCGTGATTGTCATAAAAGAGCTGCGTGATGACAGCGTCAGCGCCCGCCTCCACCTTTCGCTTCAAGTTCACCAGATCGACTTCAGGACTTGGCGCTTCCTGATGCGTTTCAGGATAGCCGGCGACGGCAATACTCACGTGAGGAAACTCCCGCCGGATCAGCGCGACCAATTCATTCGCGTGCGCAAACCCACCCTCGGGCTTGTTGAACTCGGCCTGCCCTTTTGGAGGATCACCGCGCAAGGCAACGATGTTCTCAATGCCCGCATTAGTGGCCTCTTTCAACCACTGCCGAATCTCTTCCACGGTCGATCCCACACACGTCCGGTGCGCTGCTGTTGTGATGCCGAAGGTCTTGCTGATCTTGGCAGTCAGCTCCAGGGTCTTGTCCTGAGTCGATCCAGCGGCGCCATAGGTACATGACACGAAGGATGGCCGGCGGTACACCATCAGTGCTTCGAGGGCGTCAAACAACTGCGATTCTCCGGCCTCAGTCTTAGGAGGGAATATCTCGAAGGAAAGTCCGAATGTACCTTTGCCGTATAGATCGACGATCTTCATCTGTCCCGTGCTCGATTGTTATTCCAGGCTTGATAAACCTGCCCCGTACTGATACTGGGGAAATCCGGTCTTGCTCAACGGCCCTCGCGAAAGACAAAGACCCTCGCTTCCATTCACCTATCTGCGAGGGCCTGTCATACCCCAAAAGGTCGTAAGGCGCCAGGGGTCCTCCTCACGCCTCACGCCATTCAGAGGAGAAATCAGTGAGCCCCTGGTTTCTTAATCCAGGTCATCATCGACCGGAGCTCATTACCTACCTTCTCGATTTGATGATCCGCCTCCTGGTTGCGCATCGCCAGGAAACCAGGTCGGCCGGCCTGATTTTCGAGAATCCACTCCCTGGCGAAGGCACCGGACTGAATCTCACCAAGGATCTTTCGCATCTCGGCCTTGACTCGCTCGTCAATGACGCGGGGACCGCGGCTATAGTCCCCATATTCTGCCGTGTCGCTGATCGAATAACGCATGTACGCCAAGCCGCCCTGGTACATGAGGTCAACGATGAGCTTCAACTCATGCATGCATTCGAAGTAGGCCAGTTCAGGCTGGTAGCCGGCATTCACCAGCGTCTCAAATCCGGCCTTCACCAGGGCGGAGGCCCCACCGCACAACACGGCCTGTTCGCCGAACAGGTCGGTTTCAGTCTCCTCGCGAAAGGTCGTTTCCAGTACTCCGGCCCTGGTACATCCAATCCCTTTGGCGTAGGCCAGACCCATTGCCTTCGCATTTCCCGATACGTCCTGCTGGATAGCCAGCAGCGCTGGAACACCACCGCCTTCCGTGAAGACCTGGCGCACGAGATGGCCTGGCGCCTTGGGCGCGATCATTGACACATCCACGGTGGGCGGGGGCAGGATTTGATGAAAGTGAATGTTGAAACCATGAGCGAACATCAGGGTCTTCCCTGGTGTGAGCGCCCTCTCGATTGACTCTTGGTAGATCTGCCGCTGGGTCTGGTCCGGCACCAGCATCATAATGATGTCGCTGCTTTGTGCGGCCTCTTCACAGGTAGCGACCTTCAACCCATCAGATCTGGCCTTCTCCCATGATCTGCTTCCCTTGTACAGTCCGACGATCACGTCGAGGCCGCTGTCTTTGAAATTCAGCGCATGGGCGTGACCTTGACTTCCATACCCCATGATGGCAATGGTCTTGCTTGCCAACAGATTCAGATCAGCATCCTGGTCGTAATACAGCGTAGCCATCTGTCCTCCATGTCCCCCACCACTACTCAGTGAGCCCGACCACCTTCTTTGTCTCCGCTCCCTTCCCGATCTCTTCGGCCTGTTTGCCAAGTATTTTGGTGCCTCTGGTCATCACCGTCATGCCCGTCCTTGCGAACTCCTGAATCCCGTACGGTCTGAGGAGTTCAACAAAGGCGGTCAACTTATCTTCGGCGCCGGTTAACTCCAGCATGTACGAAAAGGGCGCCACATCCACTACCTTGGCCCGAAAGATATCAGCAATCCGGAGGATCTCGGCCTTTGCCTCCTGTTTGGCTTTGACCTTGACGAGCACAAGCTCTCGCTCAACAAACTCCTCACCGGTAAGATCAGTAACGCGGATGACGTCAATCAGTCGATTGAGCTGCTTGACCGCCTGCTCAACCACCGAGTCATCCCCCCTTACCACGAGGGTCATCCGAGAGCTGGACGGATCCATAGTCTCACCAACGGTGAGACTGTCGATATTATACCCTTTAGCGGCAATAAGCGCGGCAACGCGAGCCAGGACCCCCGCGCGATTCTCAACGAGCAGGGTGATGATATGACGCGCCTTGACCTCTTTTG from Candidatus Methylomirabilis tolerans includes:
- the ilvN gene encoding acetolactate synthase small subunit, which encodes MKERTATTPKEVKARHIITLLVENRAGVLARVAALIAAKGYNIDSLTVGETMDPSSSRMTLVVRGDDSVVEQAVKQLNRLIDVIRVTDLTGEEFVERELVLVKVKAKQEAKAEILRIADIFRAKVVDVAPFSYMLELTGAEDKLTAFVELLRPYGIQEFARTGMTVMTRGTKILGKQAEEIGKGAETKKVVGLTE
- the ilvC gene encoding ketol-acid reductoisomerase translates to MATLYYDQDADLNLLASKTIAIMGYGSQGHAHALNFKDSGLDVIVGLYKGSRSWEKARSDGLKVATCEEAAQSSDIIMMLVPDQTQRQIYQESIERALTPGKTLMFAHGFNIHFHQILPPPTVDVSMIAPKAPGHLVRQVFTEGGGVPALLAIQQDVSGNAKAMGLAYAKGIGCTRAGVLETTFREETETDLFGEQAVLCGGASALVKAGFETLVNAGYQPELAYFECMHELKLIVDLMYQGGLAYMRYSISDTAEYGDYSRGPRVIDERVKAEMRKILGEIQSGAFAREWILENQAGRPGFLAMRNQEADHQIEKVGNELRSMMTWIKKPGAH
- the metF gene encoding methylenetetrahydrofolate reductase [NAD(P)H], whose product is MKIVDLYGKGTFGLSFEIFPPKTEAGESQLFDALEALMVYRRPSFVSCTYGAAGSTQDKTLELTAKISKTFGITTAAHRTCVGSTVEEIRQWLKEATNAGIENIVALRGDPPKGQAEFNKPEGGFAHANELVALIRREFPHVSIAVAGYPETHQEAPSPEVDLVNLKRKVEAGADAVITQLFYDNHDFFTFRRRYEEAGIAAPLIPGILPVVNLGQVQRITSMCRARIPVSFLTELEVYRDDPDGQVGVGIRYAIRQCRELLDAGIPGLHFYLLNKSEATFQILQALKLSG